Below is a genomic region from Procambarus clarkii isolate CNS0578487 chromosome 27, FALCON_Pclarkii_2.0, whole genome shotgun sequence.
CACATATCCCAGGTATACTCGAATTTCCCATAAGCGCCGCAAGGCACAGCACGAGGGAAATAGCCGCAGGGCACAGCACGAGGGAAATAGCCGCAGGGCTTCACATGATATATGCCGCAAGGCAAAGAAATTATAGCCGCAAGGCCACCGTAAAGGTCCCAGAGGTCCGGAAGGTCCCAGAGGTCCGGAAGGTCCCAGAGGGCCGGAAGGTCCCAGAGGTCCGGAAGGTCCCAGAGGGCCGGAAGGTCCCAGAGGGCCGGAAGGTCCCAGAGGTCCGGAAGGTCACAGAGGTCCCAAACAAGGTAACTACTATCACTATTATCACCAAGAAATTATATTAACGTGATATGTATCAATCAGAAATTCAACTGGAGCgctgaggtgactcgaaccatcAACCCAGGAACTCCCAGCCGCGCACCTTACCCCCTGTACTACAACATGGTATAGAGGTAAGGTATATTCCACCAGGTATATGTACCTGGTGGAAGTTCCCTGTTTACCCACACCTGGTGGAAGGTCCCTGTTTACCCACACCTGGTGGAAGGTCCCTGTTTACCCACACCTGGAGGAAGGTCCCTGTTTACCCACACCTGGAGGAAGGTCCCTGTTTACCCACACCTGGAGGAAGGTCCCTGTTTACCCACACTTGGTGGAAGGTCCCTGTTTACCCACACCTGGTGGAAGGTCCCTGTTTACCCACACTTGGTGGAAGGTCCCTGTTTACCCACACCTGGTGGTGACGCGTGTGGCAGTACCAGGTCGCCACGGCTAGACAGCTCGTCTTGAGTGCTTGGTTATAATTACAGCCGAGCGCTGCTCCAGTGGATCACCAGCGGCACGAGTCACCGTCCTGAGGTAATGAACCACAGTCCTGGCCACGACGGGTCCTCGTCGTCAGTGTCGTCTTGGCCACGACGGGTCCTCGTCGTCAGTGTCGTCTTGGCCACGACGGGTCCTCGTCGTCAGTGCCATCTGGGAACAAATTCCACATGTTCTCAAGCCATCTAGCATGTATATGGGAGCCACCTGGCCACAAGTATTTAGTGGCCGCGAGCAAGGCTACCATCTGTCCAAGAGTGCCACCCAGCTACCAAGTGCCAGCTACGCTGTTCCACCTGACTATGAGTAACAGGAGCCTACAAGCACCAAGCTCCCTGGTGatgccacctgcctccctcctatGTGGTGGTaataacaaccaccacacacagttggCTTCCGTCTCATGTGACGGAAGACGTCCTCTGGTATCCCGCTCTCCTAGGATACTTTACCAGTCATGTTGGgggttatgttgtgtgtgtgggggttatgttgtgtgggtgggggtgtatgttgtgtgtgtgggggttatgTTGTGTGGTTGGGGGttatgttgtgtgtgggggttatgttgtgtgggtgggggtgtatgttgtgtgtgtgggggttatgttgtgtgtgggggttatgttgtgtgtgtgggggttatgttgtgtgggtgggggttatgttgtgtgggtgggggttatgttgtgtgtgtgggggttatgttgtgtgtgtgggggttatgttgtgtgggtgggggttatgttgtgtgggtgggggttatgttgtgtgtgtgggggttatgttgtgtgggtgggtggtgtatgTTGTGTGAGGAGGTTATGTTGAGTGGGTGGGGGGTTAtgttgtgtgggtgggggtgtatgttgtgtgtgtgggggttatgttgtgtgggtgggggtgtatgttgtgtgggtgggtggtgtatgttgtgtgtggaGGTTATGTTGAGTGGGTGGGGGGTTAtattgtgtgggtggggggggcatGGTCAATATTCTGCCCAGGTCGTGATCTATTCTTGCTGCGTTAAAAAATGAGATActaggaggagcaggagcagcaggctgATAGAACTGTTCTGGGCACTCACCTTTTACCTCATATTTATGTATAATCGTGTCTTTAGTTACTTTACCTTGTGGTTACACTCTGGTGGTTTCGAGGATCAACATCTCAGCGGCCCGATCTCTGACCAGGcatcctggttgatggtctgatcaaccaggctgttagatgcagTTTCTGGCAGGCTGAGgtatgaatcacagtctggtAGATCTTAGGGGTTTATTTGGGTATCTTTTGAACATTATGAGAAGATGGCCAGTTACGCCTTATATGTTTAAGGTGTTGCACAATCTTGGGTCCTTAAATGTTGATAGAATTGTTCCTCAACGTGCTTATTGTCCCTCAGCTTTTCAACGGGGCTATATTGCACGCCCTGCCATATTtcctgccctggaaacacaaaccgtaactatctctattttctgcttgttacaacttgtaataaagttgttacatcttggcttaacttgTTTATGAcgaattagaacgttgttacaacttgctatattggttgttataactggttaggtggtgttaaaacttgttcgaacattgtaccaacggcgtagtttcggtgtgtgtttggcgagtggtccctctaatattttcggtgtaaattaTCACGTATCTCTCACGACTGCAGGCTCTAAGGAATGCAGGTTTAAACATTCCAAGTGGTCCCAATATTACAGATGTTTTATTCAGGTGATTTGGGCATAGAGAAGACCTTTGCTCGTTTTTCAGGTCAACGATTTCTTGAAAGAAGTTGTTACTGTGCAACAATATTCTACTCTAGAAAGCATCGGTGTCTTAAAAAGTAAGACCCCttcatctcttgtttgaaaggttctcgTTATCCAACCTGCCATTTATCTTACAGGTTGTGACAGCCACTTtaatgtgttctttaaaggtcagGTCTTCCGACGTGATTACTCATAAATCTTTTATATTGTCTTTTCGTTCTACAGTGTGATTTACCCGCTTCGTAAAGGTGGTTTTCGTTTCGATATTTTTGTTGTCTCCATAGAGCAGCTGCTGGAACTTGTCTCGTTAAATTCATTGTATTTTGTGGCCTATTGGAAGACTGGATTTACATTAGTTTGGAGATTTGCTCTGTTCTCGGTTCTATCGATTTTTATGAAAAAACTCATGTTATCTGCAACACAGTGACAGGGAGCTGTAGTTTCTGGTCCTGTCAGTGTCCGACACGAGGACAATTACTGGCTTTCTTCAGCACTCGGAGTGTTACAAGCCCGTTGGGCTTCATCACTTAGCACGTACACCATTAACGACCAGTGAAGCAAGGTTGGCCATTTGCCAAttatcccagcccgtcctcataaacatttGCCAAATGGTCGTTAATCCAGCCATCAAACCCCCCATCCTCTTTATGACTGCAAATCACTTTACACACGACGCTCAACTAATGATATTCGAACTTTTCTCAAACCCACTCACCGCAAATACAAGTAATTGTCAAGAAAACCATAAAACCTAAAATAACTTAACTACGCACAAATTTTAATGTATAATTATATTCATTTATGTTTAGGAAAATATCGATTTTAAATATAGAGTAGATTATATGAAGGCGGGCGTGAGGCTGGAGGAGCCGGGCCTGACCTGGGTAACTTATTCGCTGTGTTCTACAAGTGTGATAAAATACAATTGTTTACGATTCGTGATTTTGGAATGATTTTAGGTGTGAGTCTCCCGCAGTCTTCAATAGACCCAACACGTGGTTGTAGGCCTATCGCCCACGGGAGGCCTATTAAATCCACTTCAAGAGCTTACTGACCATCAAGCTAGTAACTATAATCTTGAACACAGTCCAGGACTAAATGTATAATGTATGATATTCGAACTTTTCTCAAACCCACTCACCGCAAATACATATATTCTCTGTGAGTTTACATCGAGAAGCTTGGTATACCTTTGTGTATAGTGAGGTATATCTCTGTGCATAGTGAGGTATACCTCTCTGTATAGTGAGGTATACCTCTCACTATAGAGTGTCAGGGAAAATACCGACGTATGGTAACCTTACGGTGAAGTTAACCACTACGCTGTAAGGTTACCATACACTTtactcgcctctctctctctctctctctctctctctctctctctctctctctctctctctctctctctctctctctctccatcattaCCATCTCTTCTCCATCCACCCTTCACCATATcctgtctctccctgcctcccttcccACTGCCTCCTTCCCTTCCCGTCTCATGCCCCTGCTTACCTCCCCTTCCTTTCCCCTCTGcttccttcccctccttccccctctgcttccttcccctccttgcccctctctctctccaacccTCCTTCTCTACTCGCCCATATTTAAGCACTCTCCTCACGCGCGTGCAGCAGTGAGGGGCGCCGGGGTGGCCGAGAGCGACTCACTCCCACCTTGCTGGGTTGGAATACCACTTGCCACCCAATGGGGGAAAAAAAGGGGCAATgcaagtacagtcgggttcgttttcGACTTAAAATCGAAaaatccgggttcgaatcccgggcgggaaggAAATGGTTGAACGCGttttctatcacctaatgcatctgttcacctagcaggaaataggtacctaggatgttgttgttgttttagattcagctatagACGTaaatggcagctttctcaaaactcaaatgtGTCAACTTTGAGAAGGAGAAAAATGCCCAtttccttgaacattatattgtagaaatgtcccatattgacttttGTCCCCCTGGGTTAATGCTCAACTCTGTAAATACTctctgaatactggaacacttgatgatatacacttgatgaatactggaacacttgatgatatacacttgatgaatactggaacacttgatgaatactggaacacttgatgaatactggaacacttgatgaatactggaacacttgatgatatacacttgatgatatacacttgatgaatactggaacacttgatgatatacacttgatgaatactggaacacttgatgatatacacttgatgaatactggaacacttgatgatatacacttgatgaatactggaacacttgatgatatacacttgatgaatactggaacacttgatgatatacacttgatgaatactggaacacttgatgatatacacttgatgaatactggaacacttgatgaatactggaacacttgatgaatactggaacacttgatgaatactggaacacttgatgatatacacttgatgaatactggaacacttgatgatatacacTTCATGATATACACttgatgaatactggaacacttgatgatatacacTTCATGATATACACttgatgaatactggaacacttgatgatatacacttgatgaatactggaacacttgatgaatactggaacacttgatgatatacacttgatgatatacacttgatgaatactggaacacttgatgatatacacttgatgaatactggaacacttgatgatatacacttgatgaatactggaacacttgtacCATGTATGTGATATAGCTAAATCATGAGTTTGTAAAAGCATCATAATCACCATCTGTTGTTAAATGCTTAATCTATAACACTTCTCTCACTTCTCTCTATAACAGCTATCTTACCCTATCAAAGTGAggcgtaaatatatatgtgtatatgtatatgtatgtactcacctagttgtgcttgcgggggctgagctctggctctttggtcccgcatgtgtacaaacataaatacatacatatgcaGGACCAAATTATGTacatatgtattcacctagttgtattcatctagttgtgcttgcgtggggttaagctctgctctttcggcccgcctctcaactgttaatcaatcaactgttactaactactagctaaataatatttttcacacacacacacacacacacacacacacacacacacacacacacacacacacacacacacacacacacacacaaggggcctcgtagcctggtggatagcgcgcaggactcgtaattctgtggcgcgggttcgattcccgcacgaggcagaaacaaatgggcaaagtttctttcaccctaagtgcccctgttacctagcagtaaataggtacctgggagttagtcagctgtcacgggctgcttcctggggtgtgtgtgtggtgtggaaaaaaaaaaaaaaaaaaaaaaaaaggtagttagtaaacagttgattgacagttgagaggcgggccgaaagagcaaagctcaacccccacaaaaacacaactagtaaacacacaactagtaaacacacacacacacaaacacacacacacacacacacacaggaagcagcccgtaacagctgtctaaccacggaccacaggattacgagcccagcgcgctgtccactcagctaccagaccccctaaCCCCAGaccatgtgtatatgtatgtatgtatgtatgtgtatatgtgtgaccTAATTAGAATAGCATTGCACCTTTGTTATCACACATTAATCACATTCTATGTAAAAAATTGGAACTCTGTCTATATAGGAGTGACGTAAATGGATGACCCCCGTCCATGGATGACTGTCTATCACACCTCTACCCCCGTCCTTGGATGACTGTATATCACACCTCTACCCCCGTCCATGGATGACTGTCTATCACACCTCTACCCCCGTCCATGGACGAGAGAGGAAAATATATAAATGCTGGTTACCATTGTAAATAATCACGTCTATGATAAAAAATTATTCAAATTAAAAACCTTACCCCCGCTGTtctccctccactccccccccctcccctctccccactccccatctcctcccccctaccccacccctacactccccccccctcccctaatcCCTCACTGACTCTAACAACTTGCCCTTCCCATACTGAAGTCCCTATCAATAACACGAAGTCCCCCCTTAACAACGTATCGAGTCTCGCCCTTGCGTCAAGGGGCGATAAGGTCGGTATCCCATTAAGCCCGGCCCGGGCCCGCTAACCTGGATAAAAGGCCGATCTCGCAAGCGCTCCTCAACGCTGTATTATACACTAACCTATTGTAGTACAAGACTATTGTACCGTGGGAGGGGGTATTAATAGATCGTGGAAATATAATGGGATTAATAGATTTGGGAGAAATAATGGTGTAATATAGTGGAGGAAATAGATTTGGGAAATAGATTGgggaataatatattatattagagGTAATAATAGGCTGTGGTAATAGATTAGTGAGTTACAGATTAGAGGGTAATATACTGGAGTGTAATATATCAGGATAATAGTCTGAGGTATATTATTAAATGGAAGTGGTAATAGAGTGGGAAGGGGAGACGACTGGGAGGCCTAACAGATTGGGAGGATTAATAGGTTAATAGGGAAATAGATTGGAAGGGGTAATAAACAGGTAGGGGGCAATAGAGTGGGTGAAGTAACAGATTGGGAGGACTAATAGATTAGGAGGAGTAATTGATTAGGAAGAGTAATAGAGCTGGAATAATATATATTAGCGTGAGCAATAGATCATCTTGGCTATCAAAGCAATACTGTTTTATTTAATCGCGGTTTCTATTTCTAGGCCGCATAATTATCTGTGTCTAATTGTTCTATTGATTTCTTCTATGGACACGTGTATATTTAGCTCTGCTTTTTCCTACTCTTCTATCCGGCCCGAGGAGCTGGAAGAGaccaaaagaaaaacaaaataatTCCATTTAAAAAAATGATGTTTTCTATTGATCAACTTGCACAAACACATAACGAAATGGATCTTCCATTTCAAAGGCGATTTCAACTTTTCGTTTTGTGATGTTTTTTGggaacaattattaaatgaattagGAAAATAGACAAATATTTTCAatttgtgtttgtgcgtgtgtgacaaatgcccccccccccaccccaagcgATGGGTGTTGAGGGGGATTAGTTCTCTAGAACTAAACCCCCTCAACACTCCCCGGCTGAATGTGTCAAGAGGATTAATCCCCAGGTTGTGGGTGTCAAGGGGATTAATCCCCAGGTTGTGGGTGTCAAGGAGGGTTGGTCTCCAAGCAGTGAGTGTTAAGGGTATTGTCTCCAAGCGGTAGGTGCCAAAGGGCATTCATCTCCAGGCGCTGGGTTTCTGGTTTACTGAGTTGTTGCAAGTACTGGGTCTCCAGGTGACTGGTCTCCAAGCACTGGGTCTCCAGGTGACTGGTCTCCAAGTACTGGGTCTCCAGGTGACTGGTCTCCAAGTACTGGGTCTCCAGGTGACTGGTCTCCAAGTACTGGGTCTCCAGGTGACTGGTTTCCAAGTACTGGGTCTCCAGGTGACTGGTCTCCAAGTACTGGGTCTCCAGGTGACTGGTCTCCAAAAGCTGGGTCTCCAGGTTGGATGAATCAAGGGGGCCAGTCTCCAACGATCACTATTGATTAATATACACAATAGCTTGTGGCCCAGAGCttcttaaccggagctcctggcgATAACGCCCCCTCGAGGGCGACATCAATCTCATGTCCATCAGTATAATCAATGAAGACCCCCAGGACACCTTAGAACACCTCAGGACACCTCAGGACCCCTCAGGACACTTCAGGACCCCTCAGGACACCTCAGGACACCTCAGGACACCTCAGGACACCTCAGGACCCCTCATAACACCTCAGGACCCCTCAGAATACCTCAGGACACCTCAGGACCCCTCAGGACCCCTCAGGACCCCTCAGGACACCTCAGGACCCCTCAGGACACCTCAAGACACCTCAGGACACCTCAGAATACCTCTGGACCTCTTAGGACACCTCAGGGCACCTCAGGACACCTCAGGACACCTCAGAATACCTCTGGACCTCTTAGGACACCTCAGGACACCTCAAGACACCTCAGGACACCTCAGAATACCTCTGGACCTCTTAGGACACCTCAGGGCACCTCAGGACACCTCAGGACACCTCAGAACACCTCAGGACACCTCAGGACACCTCAGGACCCCTCAGGACCCCTCAAGAAACCCCAGGACACCTCAGGACCCCTCAGGACACGTCAGAACACCTCAGGACACTTCAGGACCCCTCAGGACACCTCAGGACCCCGCAGGACACCTCAGGACACCTCAGGACACCTCAGGACACCTCAGGACCCCTCAGGACACCTCAAGATCCCTTAGGAGCCCTCAGAACACCTCAGGACACCTCAGGACACCTCAGAACACCTCAGGACACCTCAGGACACCTCAGGACCCCTCAGGACCCCTCAAGAAACCCCAGGACACCTCAGGACCCCTCAGGACACGTCAGAACACCTCAGGACACTTCAGGACCCCTCAGGACACCTCAGGACCCCTCAGGACACCTCAGGACACCTCAGGACACCTCAGGACACCTCAGGACCCCTCAGGACACCTCAAGATCCCTTAGGAGCCCTCAGAACACCTCAGGACACCTCAGGACACCTCAGAACACCTCAGGACACCTCAGGACACCTCAGGACCCCTCAGGACCCCTCAAGATACCCCAGGACACCTCAGGACCCCTCAGGACACGTCAGAACACCTCAGGACACCTCAGGACACCTCAGGACCCCTCAGGACACCTCAAGATCCCTTAGGAGCCCTCAGAACACCTCAGGACACCTCAGGACACCTCAGAACACCTCAGGACACCTCAGGACACCTCAGGACCCCTCAGGA
It encodes:
- the LOC123762516 gene encoding involucrin-like, which codes for MSISIINEDPQDTLEHLRTPQDPSGHFRTPQDTSGHLRTPQDTSGPLITPQDPSEYLRTPQDPSGPLRTPQDTSGPLRTPQDTSGHLRIPLDLLGHLRAPQDTSGHLRIPLDLLGHLRTPQDTSGHLRIPLDLLGHLRAPQDTSGHLRTPQDTSGHLRTPQDPSRNPRTPQDPSGHVRTPQDTSGPLRTPQDPAGHLRTPQDTSGHLRTPQDTSRSLRSPQNTSGHLRTPQNTSGHLRTPQDPSGPLKKPQDTSGPLRTRQNTSGHFRTPQDTSGPLRTPQDTSGHLRTPQDPSGHLKIP